In one window of Lewinella sp. 4G2 DNA:
- a CDS encoding DUF4160 domain-containing protein, whose amino-acid sequence MPTVHTIGSIKIKLYYKDHLPPHFHAQYNEFEILIEIRSLEKYAGDLPKKQLKAVLEWAAENQEELMERWDEYFNEN is encoded by the coding sequence ATGCCAACTGTTCATACTATAGGGTCGATCAAAATCAAGCTCTATTACAAAGATCACTTACCGCCTCACTTTCATGCTCAATATAATGAGTTTGAAATCTTGATTGAAATTCGATCTTTAGAAAAGTATGCTGGTGATTTACCAAAGAAGCAACTAAAAGCGGTTTTGGAATGGGCAGCTGAAAATCAAGAAGAGTTGATGGAAAGATGGGATGAATATTTCAATGAAAATTAA
- a CDS encoding helix-turn-helix domain-containing protein, with the protein MKGLRSIPRVLKINSVKGRSISLLFNNGQSKIIDIAQLLTDGKPVGKESLVDKILNDDVVFSSVAIIDNTIGWPGVGKYVKDFSGESKFHPYDIDPLLLYNAGNLDENQNLNLGSKIKTIRKRIGLTQEELAKRVGTTKNYISKLENNKSDIELLTLKKIVEAGLNGKLHLSIEIPN; encoded by the coding sequence ATGAAAGGACTAAGAAGTATACCAAGAGTTTTGAAGATTAACTCAGTGAAAGGGCGCTCTATCTCATTATTATTCAATAATGGGCAGAGCAAAATAATCGATATAGCACAACTGTTAACTGACGGCAAGCCAGTGGGAAAAGAAAGCTTGGTGGATAAGATACTGAATGACGATGTAGTATTTTCTTCAGTAGCTATTATAGATAATACAATTGGATGGCCCGGTGTAGGTAAGTATGTAAAAGATTTTAGTGGTGAGTCGAAGTTTCACCCTTATGATATTGATCCACTACTCCTTTACAATGCTGGTAATCTGGATGAAAATCAAAATCTCAATTTAGGCAGTAAAATCAAGACAATCAGGAAAAGGATTGGATTGACTCAAGAAGAATTAGCAAAAAGGGTCGGAACCACCAAAAACTATATCTCTAAATTGGAAAATAACAAATCAGATATTGAGCTATTGACTTTAAAAAAGATTGTTGAAGCAGGATTAAATGGAAAACTTCACCTAAGTATTGAAATTCCAAATTAG